One segment of Rhodopirellula baltica SH 1 DNA contains the following:
- a CDS encoding rhomboid family intramembrane serine protease has protein sequence MIPLRDDIPSRTTPVINYLVIGLCALAFLAQQASSDQSEGIISGFAMVPLRLTDPDATPVMQHRVAVQTPRGVEIQEIRQEIGPPAVPAWATLITCMFLHGGWMHFLGNMWFLYIFGDNVEDRLGHFGYALLYIGTGVLAGLAHLLSDPGSPVPTLGASGAIAGVMGAYAFLYPHARVLAVLPLMFVFPTFVLPGPVFLGIWFVIQLVNSLGSLAGGEAGGVAWWAHAGGFIAGAVAALLIGRSPLGHEAVKDRRF, from the coding sequence ATGATTCCTCTCCGCGATGACATTCCTAGTCGCACCACTCCAGTGATCAACTACTTGGTGATCGGCTTGTGCGCATTGGCATTTTTGGCACAGCAAGCTTCGTCGGACCAAAGCGAAGGGATCATCAGTGGATTCGCAATGGTGCCGCTGCGATTGACTGACCCAGATGCCACGCCGGTGATGCAGCACCGCGTTGCGGTACAAACCCCACGTGGTGTCGAGATTCAGGAAATCCGCCAAGAGATTGGTCCTCCGGCGGTGCCCGCATGGGCGACCTTGATCACATGCATGTTCCTGCACGGGGGATGGATGCATTTCCTGGGCAACATGTGGTTCTTGTATATCTTTGGTGACAACGTCGAAGACCGACTGGGGCACTTTGGGTATGCATTGCTTTATATCGGGACGGGGGTTTTGGCTGGGCTGGCTCATTTGCTCAGCGATCCCGGCAGTCCCGTGCCGACTCTCGGCGCCAGCGGTGCGATTGCTGGTGTGATGGGTGCGTATGCTTTTCTTTACCCGCACGCTCGAGTATTGGCGGTTTTGCCGTTGATGTTTGTCTTTCCAACGTTTGTATTGCCCGGCCCAGTTTTTCTTGGGATTTGGTTTGTGATTCAGCTCGTCAACAGTCTTGGGTCGCTCGCCGGTGGTGAAGCCGGAGGCGTTGCTTGGTGGGCTCACGCGGGTGGATTCATTGCCGGGGCCGTGGCGGCACTGCTGATCGGCCGATCCCCGTTGGGACACGAGGCTGTCAAAGACCGGCGGTTCTGA
- a CDS encoding HlyD family secretion protein encodes MKMCHLTKTIACLIAATGWCLASVDAADPVERHQVETNVVEVRDVVVDFKQQIDVPALQSGAVAETSVRPNQFVRQKDVLGKLDSQSLIIRRRAASLQYESAKLITSDDLEMQFAETSLAEAEAELDASNATEQKFNGAVSSNQLRRMRLAVERARLEVARTKKQIRQAEIDTQLAAADLALIDDELAQLECVSPIDGVVLAVHRETGEWIAKGQPWVTVATAGELTLHALVDADELSPATCVGLDVSVHWGNEADGTAKMLAGKITSVDPTRLPGNRFRLHAEVQNRRQTHDGSIPPRTAIVPGSGHSVDQHWQLLPGAQVTMRIYRSRDEMAWRMKLDQPQSFRGKVR; translated from the coding sequence ATGAAGATGTGTCATTTGACAAAAACCATCGCGTGCTTGATTGCGGCCACTGGTTGGTGCCTCGCATCGGTTGACGCCGCTGATCCGGTTGAACGCCATCAGGTCGAAACCAATGTTGTCGAGGTTCGCGATGTTGTCGTCGACTTTAAACAACAGATCGACGTGCCAGCTCTACAAAGCGGTGCGGTCGCGGAAACGAGTGTGCGTCCCAACCAATTTGTTCGGCAAAAGGATGTGTTGGGCAAATTGGATTCGCAGTCGCTGATCATTCGACGTCGAGCGGCCTCGCTGCAGTATGAGTCGGCCAAGCTGATTACCAGTGACGACCTTGAAATGCAATTCGCGGAAACTTCGCTCGCCGAAGCGGAGGCGGAACTCGACGCCAGCAACGCGACCGAGCAAAAATTCAACGGTGCGGTGTCGTCCAATCAGTTGAGACGAATGCGATTGGCGGTCGAACGCGCTCGTTTAGAAGTCGCTCGTACCAAAAAGCAAATTCGCCAAGCCGAGATCGACACGCAACTCGCCGCCGCGGACTTGGCGTTGATCGATGACGAACTGGCACAATTGGAATGCGTCAGTCCGATTGATGGAGTCGTTTTGGCGGTGCATCGTGAGACGGGTGAGTGGATCGCCAAAGGGCAACCTTGGGTGACCGTCGCCACCGCCGGCGAGTTGACGTTGCATGCTCTGGTCGATGCCGATGAACTATCTCCGGCAACGTGCGTTGGATTAGACGTCAGTGTGCATTGGGGCAACGAAGCCGATGGGACCGCGAAAATGTTGGCGGGTAAGATCACGTCGGTCGATCCGACTCGCTTGCCTGGAAACCGCTTCCGTCTGCACGCAGAAGTTCAAAATCGCCGGCAAACACACGATGGTTCGATTCCACCGCGAACCGCAATCGTTCCTGGTTCAGGGCACAGCGTCGACCAACATTGGCAATTGTTACCGGGGGCCCAAGTCACGATGCGCATCTATCGATCACGCGATGAAATGGCGTGGCGGATGAAACTCGATCAACCTCAATCATTTCGCGGGAAAGTGCGGTGA
- a CDS encoding efflux RND transporter periplasmic adaptor subunit yields the protein MNSVRDTSALRQDLHALPLPDGRGLVIVDDIGGRFARTTKRIWQSLVGSASRGLEPTSPTEATFWAQAKAAGWLKRNSTEAVNVRSRWLQSPLSFRIPLASIDPVARRLVPISGLVFSPMAVVLFSIAGMISLLFWMVRWQQWAGAVPSLHNYLTSLQPITIAATFVLTKTAHELGHAVLCRRFGSRCGVIGIWWLCFMPCPYVDVTDVWRQPNATRRGAVMAAGIWVEWIIAMVALWVWWLASSHDVRMTAMNVVLVCGVSTVLFNANPLMRYDGYFILSDLLDTANLREEARRGLRLILVSPLARWTRFGKRVWAMAGYHLASKLYRISISIAIATFVLQWAAGWGLWRIAMLIVAFAVVRYALSGVRSLFRMIRGGGGWTGVPGGRRVGLAIGFCIVGVSILTVPFPRYRQITGVVRVQDAASVYLPRGGVIQAVDVRVGDRVEVGQRLAEVFDPALALKFEKTRGQQSVIQERVHSTRLASLRTGTSRRDWQTLEAASASLASNQMQLQKRIDALRLLSPKTGLILPASKSKAGSTQKRDWRMSDPFTLRPTVGQTTEDRVEWCRVASKAQLEVVLKIDAKDRDRIAEGSPVRLTAPTMPGCRLATSVRGVSPLEMAGQSVSAPKAEEERAFEAVCDFPMESICEETGGQVIHDLSTTDRDLDVLLRWDGATCQAVLRLPPQPLWKDAKHTIERLMGI from the coding sequence ATGAATTCCGTCCGTGATACGTCGGCTTTGCGGCAAGACTTGCACGCGTTGCCATTGCCCGATGGTCGCGGATTGGTCATCGTCGATGACATTGGAGGCCGCTTCGCTCGCACGACCAAACGCATTTGGCAATCACTTGTCGGTTCCGCGTCTCGAGGGCTCGAGCCAACATCGCCTACCGAGGCAACCTTTTGGGCACAGGCAAAAGCAGCGGGCTGGCTGAAACGTAACAGCACCGAAGCGGTCAACGTCCGGTCGCGGTGGCTTCAGTCACCCTTGTCGTTTCGCATTCCACTGGCATCGATTGATCCGGTGGCTCGACGCTTGGTTCCTATCAGCGGGCTCGTGTTTTCTCCGATGGCGGTTGTTCTGTTCAGCATCGCTGGGATGATTTCACTGTTGTTTTGGATGGTGCGATGGCAACAGTGGGCGGGTGCGGTTCCTTCGCTGCATAACTACCTGACATCACTGCAACCAATCACCATTGCGGCAACGTTTGTATTGACCAAGACCGCTCACGAACTGGGACATGCCGTTCTTTGCCGACGATTTGGATCGCGCTGTGGTGTGATTGGCATTTGGTGGTTGTGCTTCATGCCATGTCCCTATGTCGATGTCACGGATGTATGGCGACAACCCAATGCCACCAGACGTGGCGCGGTCATGGCAGCGGGGATTTGGGTTGAGTGGATCATCGCGATGGTGGCGTTGTGGGTTTGGTGGTTGGCGTCGTCTCATGACGTGCGCATGACCGCGATGAATGTGGTTTTGGTTTGTGGGGTCAGTACCGTTTTATTTAATGCCAACCCGCTGATGCGATACGACGGCTACTTCATCCTCAGCGATTTGTTGGACACCGCGAATTTGCGAGAGGAAGCTCGACGCGGATTGCGATTGATCCTCGTCTCGCCTCTCGCTCGGTGGACTCGATTTGGCAAACGCGTCTGGGCCATGGCGGGTTATCACTTGGCATCCAAGCTGTACCGAATCTCCATCAGCATCGCGATCGCAACGTTTGTCCTGCAGTGGGCCGCTGGATGGGGACTTTGGCGAATCGCAATGCTCATCGTTGCATTTGCAGTGGTTCGCTATGCGTTGTCCGGTGTTCGATCGCTTTTTCGCATGATCCGCGGAGGCGGTGGTTGGACGGGAGTTCCCGGTGGACGACGAGTCGGACTGGCAATCGGTTTTTGTATCGTCGGAGTCTCGATTCTGACGGTTCCCTTTCCTCGATATCGTCAGATCACAGGAGTCGTTCGTGTGCAAGATGCCGCGTCGGTCTACCTGCCTCGGGGTGGTGTGATCCAGGCGGTCGACGTTCGCGTGGGGGATCGCGTGGAAGTCGGGCAGCGGTTGGCGGAGGTTTTCGATCCCGCATTGGCGTTGAAGTTCGAAAAGACACGCGGGCAACAATCCGTAATTCAAGAACGCGTTCATTCGACGCGACTGGCTTCGTTGCGAACCGGAACATCCAGAAGAGACTGGCAGACGTTGGAGGCGGCTTCCGCCTCGCTGGCATCGAACCAAATGCAGTTGCAAAAACGGATCGATGCTCTGCGTTTGCTTAGCCCCAAGACCGGTTTAATTCTTCCCGCCTCAAAATCGAAAGCTGGATCCACGCAGAAACGCGACTGGAGAATGAGCGATCCGTTCACGCTTCGTCCGACCGTCGGGCAAACCACGGAAGATCGCGTCGAGTGGTGTCGCGTCGCCTCCAAAGCTCAACTGGAAGTCGTCTTGAAGATTGACGCGAAGGATCGAGATCGCATCGCGGAAGGCTCGCCGGTACGATTGACCGCGCCGACGATGCCGGGATGTAGGTTGGCAACCAGCGTTCGTGGTGTGTCGCCGTTGGAGATGGCTGGTCAGTCCGTTTCCGCACCCAAGGCAGAAGAAGAGCGTGCCTTTGAAGCGGTATGCGACTTTCCCATGGAAAGCATCTGCGAAGAAACCGGCGGTCAGGTGATCCACGATCTGTCGACCACTGATCGAGACCTGGACGTGTTGCTACGCTGGGACGGAGCTACTTGCCAAGCGGTGCTGCGATTGCCGCCTCAACCATTGTGGAAAGATGCAAAGCATACAATCGAACGGTTGATGGGCATCTGA
- a CDS encoding peptide chain release factor family protein, protein MSLPIAEGVHPCLWTAEQLEKRCQLRTQSRSGPGGQHRNRTASGAFLTFDSGVAEMGPITAEATEQRQQGRNRSMALARMRYLLAVTLRSDSSLHPQLKDTDVVFSEEESELRDRYRGSPMKLNEDNVAKPGLLTLVLNDLWCAGGQPSLIAPHWKTSTSKLVNLVRSHAPALRLVNQIRKHHSRPPLR, encoded by the coding sequence ATGTCGCTTCCGATTGCGGAAGGCGTCCATCCCTGTCTCTGGACTGCGGAACAGTTGGAAAAACGCTGCCAGCTACGGACACAGTCTCGGAGCGGTCCGGGCGGACAGCATCGAAACCGAACTGCGTCGGGCGCGTTTCTGACGTTCGATTCAGGAGTCGCCGAAATGGGGCCGATCACCGCGGAGGCGACAGAACAGCGACAGCAAGGACGCAATCGCTCGATGGCTTTGGCACGCATGCGATATCTGCTCGCGGTCACGCTGCGTTCCGATTCGTCTCTTCATCCGCAACTCAAAGACACCGACGTTGTATTTTCAGAAGAGGAATCAGAGTTGCGTGATCGCTATCGCGGTTCACCTATGAAGCTGAACGAAGACAATGTTGCAAAACCCGGTTTGTTGACGTTGGTATTGAATGATCTTTGGTGTGCGGGCGGTCAACCCAGCTTGATCGCTCCTCACTGGAAGACATCGACCAGCAAATTGGTGAACCTCGTCCGATCGCACGCTCCGGCGTTGCGTTTGGTCAATCAAATTCGAAAGCATCACTCACGACCACCTTTGCGGTGA